Sequence from the Pseudomonas sp. LS.1a genome:
CGAAAGTGCGGAAGTCGCGTTGTGAGCCGGCGTCGGTGGCGATGACCTTGAGCACCGCGCCGCTGGCCAGGCGGTTGAGCTCCATCTTGGCCTTCAGCAGCGGCAAAGGGCAATTCAGCCCGCTGGCGTCCAGCTCGGCGTCACAGGTCAGGGTGTCACTCATCGTGGGGCTCTCCAAAGGCATTGCCAGGCTGTATCTGGATTTGGCCGGCTAGGATAGCGCCACTGGTCGCCAACGTGTGAGCCCGCTACAGTAGGTATCTTTGACCGACGCGAGCTTCATGCATGAATCTACTGCGCCCTACCCTGCTGACGCTGGCCTGCCTGTTGGCCCTCCCCGGCCACGCTGACGACCTGCCATCACTGGGCGACGCCAGTTCCGCGATCGTCTCGCCACAACAGGAGCACCAGCTCGGCCGTGCCTGGCTGAGCCTGCTGCGTGGCCAGGTCAACCAGCTCAACGACCCGCAGCTGAAAGATTACGTCGAAACCAGCGTGTATCGCCTGGCCGAAACCAGCCAACTGCAGGACCGACGCCTGGAATTCATCCTTATCGATAGCCGCGAGCTCAACGCCTTTGCCGCCCCGGGCGGCATCGTCGGGGTCAACGGCGGGCTGTTCCTCAACGCCCAGACCGAAGGCGAGTACGCCTCGGTACTGGCCCACGAACTGGCGCACTTGTCGCAACGCCACTTCGCCCGCGGCGTCGAGGCCCAGCAGCGCATGCAGTTGCCGATGATGGCGGCGTTGCTGGCCGGTATCGTGCTGGCCGCCGGTGGTGGCGGTGATGCCGGTATCGGCGTGATCGCCGGCACCCAGGCAGCGGCGATCCAGGAACAGCGGCGCTTCTCTCGGCAAAACGAACAGGAAGCCGACCGTATCGGCATCCAGAACCTGGAAAAGGCCGGCTACGACCCGCGCAACATGCCGACCATGTTCGAGCGCCTGGCCCGGCAGTACCGCTACGACGCCAAGCCACCGGAATTCTTGCTGACCCACCCGGTAACCGAGTCGCGTATCGCCGACACCCGCAACCGTGCCGAGCAGGCCCCCAAGGGCGGCGTCGAGGACAGCATGCGCTACCAGCTGATCCGTGCCCGGGTGGCGCTGACCTACGAAGGCACCCCGGGGCTGGCAGCCAAACGCTTCCGCGCCCAGCTGGACGAAGACCCCAAGCTGGACGCCGCGCGTTACGGCCTGGCCCTGGCGCAGATCAAGGGTGGCCAGCTGAACGAGGCGCGCGAACTGCTCAAGCCGCTGCTGGCCAAGGCGCCCAACGACATTACCTACAACCTGGCGCAGATCGACCTGGATATCACCAACAACCGCCTGGCCGACGCGCAGCAGCGGGCCGAACGCATGCAGGGCCTGTACCCGGGCAACTACCCGCTGAAACAGGTGCGTGCCGACTTGCTGGTGAAGCAGAACAAGCCCGCCGAGGCGGAGAAGGTGTTGAACGAGCTGGTGAAGAGCCGGCCGGATGACCCGGACGTGTGGTACGACATGGCCGAAGTGCGGGGCCTTTCGGGCAATACCATTGGTTTGCACCGGGCGCGTGCCGAGTACTTCACACTGGTGGGCGATTTTGACCAGGCCATCCAGCAGCTGGATTACGCCAAGCGCCGTGCGGGCGGGAACTTCCCGCTGGCAGCACAGATTGACCAGCGCCAGCGCGAGGTCATGGAGCAGCAGCGCATGGTTCAGGAAATGATGGGGCGTTGAAGGCCCTTTCGCGGGTAAACCCGCTCCCACAGGGACAGCGCAGCCCGTGAGCGCTGCGCTGTACCTGTGGGAGCGGGTTTACCCGCGAAGAAAGCGACGCGGTACAGCGTCAGGCGTTACCGGACAACTTCAGGCGCGCCGCCTGGGTAAAGTCCAGCATCCGGTTCAGCGGCTTGATCGCTTTCGGCACCAGCGCCGGGTCGACAAAAATCTCGTTAGACCCATTACGCAGGCAATCCAGCACACGCTCCAGGGTGTTCATCGCCATCCACGGGCAGTGCGCGCAGCTGCGGCATGCCGCGCCGTTACCGGCGGTCGGGGCTTCGACGAACTCCTTGTCCGGGCACAGCTGCTGCATCTTGTAGAAGATGCCGCGGTCGGTGGCGACGATGAAGGTCTTGTTCGGCAGGGTCTGGGCAGCCTTGATCAGCTGGCTGGTGGAACCCACCGCGTCGGCCAGTTCGATCACCGCTTCCGGCGACTCGGGGTGCACCAGAATCGCTGCATCCGGGTACAGCGCCTTCATGTCGGCCAACTGGCGCGACTTGAACTCTTCGTGAACGATGCAGGCACCGTCCCACAGCAGCATGTCGGCACCGGTTTGCTTCTGGATGTAACGCCCCAGGTGCTGGTCCGGGCCCCAGATGATGGTCTCGCCGTTGTCCATCAGGCTTTCGACGATTTCCAGCGCGCAGCTCGAGGTGACCACCCAGTCGGCACGGGCCTTCACGGCAGCGGAAGTGTTGGCATAGACCACCACGGTACGCTCCGGGTGCTGGTCGCAGAAGGCCGAGAACTCTTCCACCGGGCAGCCCAGGTCGAGCGAGCAGGTAGCCTCCAGGGTGGGCATCAGCACGCGCTTTTCCGGGGTGAGGATTTTCGCCGTCTCGCCCATGAAGCGCACACCGGCAACGATCACGGTTTCGGCCGGGTGGTTCTTGCCGAAGCGGGCCATTTCCAACGAGTCGGACACGCAGCCGCCGGTTTCTTCGGCCAGCGCCTGGATGACCGGGTCGCAGTAATAGTGGGCGACCAGCACGGCGTTCTGGGCCTTGAGCTCGGCAGCGATGGCCGCACGGTATTCGGTCTCCTGCTCGGCTGTCAGCGGGTTGGGCTGCTTGGCGTCGAGGTGGGCCTGAACCAACAGGCGTTCGGAAATCTGGGTCATGATCGCTGGACCTGCAGGCGCTTGTGCGCGTCAAATCGAGTGTATCACCCGGCCCTGACAGATCGGCTAGGGGCGCCGGACGGCACGCAGGCCGCCACGGCCCTCTGCGGGCGCGGATTATTATCGGAGGCCGAAGGCTACAGACAATCCAGCGAATTCTAAAGTGGTTTTTGTGTTGCCTGTGCTGGCCCTTTCGCGGGTGAACCCGCTCCCACAGAATCTGCCAAACTCCTGTGGGAGCGGGTTTACCCGCGAAGAGGCCGGTACAGGCTTTCGATCAGCCCTGCGGCGACAGGGCCGCCAGGTGCGAGGCCATGAGCATCGCGAACTCTTCCACGGTCATTTTCTGGCCGTTGAAATCGACCATGCCATCGGCATAGTGCAAGCTGCTTACCACATCATCGCCCTGCACGGTGGCCATGCCGCTCTGCAACGCCATCATGCCGACCATTTCCCCGGCCTGGCTCGATTGCATGGCAATGGCCTGGGCGTCGGTCTGGCCATCCAGCAGCGCCTGCAAGGTTGCCAGGTCACCGATCATCGGCTTGGACAACGACAGCTTGCCCTTAACCTCGGTGATCAGTTGCTTGCTCAACTGGTCAGGCGGCAGGTCGAAGCTGGCCGGGGCAGCGAAGCCCATCGAAAGGTCAAAGCGGCTTTCGCCATTGGCGGTCTTGAACGACAGGTTTTCCACCGCCACCCGGGGCTTGGCAGCCAGCAGTTTCTGCAGCTCGCCCTGGAACCTGGCCTTCTCCACATCGTCCATCTGGATTTCCGGCACCGGCTGGCCGGCTGCGGCTGCGGCCTCGAATTCCGGCAGGTGCGCCTGGTACCACGTCGACAGCGCCTGCAGCGCCGGGGCGTTGACCGACGTGATGCTCACCGCCATTTGCGCCTTGCCCACCGCACGGCCATCCCAGGTGATATCCCCAACCTTGTACTCCACGCGGCCACCCACGGTATCCGGGCCGTCAAGGGTTTGCAGGGCGTTCTGCTCCAGGCCCTTGACCACCAGCACCTGCTGCCTGGGCCCCAGAGTGACCTTGGTTTCGGCCAGCGCCAGGTCGACGTTGCCCACATAGATGGCCTCGTGCGCGGTGGCCGCCAGCTGGCCGCCGACCTTCAGGCCGTTGAGCTCGAAGGTGGCAGGCGGCTGGTCATCGCGCACCAGCTTCATCACGAAACGGTCGGCCTGGCCGTGGAAGCGCGAGGCTTTGCCTTCCTGATCACCGCTTACTTGCAACTGCATGCCCGAGAAGTCGAGGCTGTTGCCATCCGCTTCGTCAAGCTTGACCGGCGCCAGCTGGATCTGGCTGACCACATTGCCGTCGTAACCCAGGCTGGTCTGCGCGCTGACCGGTGCCTGCTCGCCTGCGGCGGCGAACCACGGCGCAGTGGCGTCGTCCTTCTGCAGCGTGCTGTTGCTGACCGCCAGCACCGGCATCAGCTTCAACGCCTTTACCCGCGACCAGGGGAACGGGCCATGCTCGATCTGGTCGGTCACGCCCACGTCGAAATTCACCACTTCGCCTTCGCCCAGGTTGATATCGCGGGCCTTGAGCCGGTACTGGGCGGTACTGCTGAAGAAATGCTGCTCCAGCGATACCCGCTCGATACTCATGCTGCCA
This genomic interval carries:
- a CDS encoding M48 family metalloprotease produces the protein MNLLRPTLLTLACLLALPGHADDLPSLGDASSAIVSPQQEHQLGRAWLSLLRGQVNQLNDPQLKDYVETSVYRLAETSQLQDRRLEFILIDSRELNAFAAPGGIVGVNGGLFLNAQTEGEYASVLAHELAHLSQRHFARGVEAQQRMQLPMMAALLAGIVLAAGGGGDAGIGVIAGTQAAAIQEQRRFSRQNEQEADRIGIQNLEKAGYDPRNMPTMFERLARQYRYDAKPPEFLLTHPVTESRIADTRNRAEQAPKGGVEDSMRYQLIRARVALTYEGTPGLAAKRFRAQLDEDPKLDAARYGLALAQIKGGQLNEARELLKPLLAKAPNDITYNLAQIDLDITNNRLADAQQRAERMQGLYPGNYPLKQVRADLLVKQNKPAEAEKVLNELVKSRPDDPDVWYDMAEVRGLSGNTIGLHRARAEYFTLVGDFDQAIQQLDYAKRRAGGNFPLAAQIDQRQREVMEQQRMVQEMMGR
- a CDS encoding sulfurtransferase TusA family protein, with protein sequence MSDTLTCDAELDASGLNCPLPLLKAKMELNRLASGAVLKVIATDAGSQRDFRTFAQLAGHTLLRETAEAGTYTYWLRKA
- the nadA gene encoding quinolinate synthase NadA; amino-acid sequence: MTQISERLLVQAHLDAKQPNPLTAEQETEYRAAIAAELKAQNAVLVAHYYCDPVIQALAEETGGCVSDSLEMARFGKNHPAETVIVAGVRFMGETAKILTPEKRVLMPTLEATCSLDLGCPVEEFSAFCDQHPERTVVVYANTSAAVKARADWVVTSSCALEIVESLMDNGETIIWGPDQHLGRYIQKQTGADMLLWDGACIVHEEFKSRQLADMKALYPDAAILVHPESPEAVIELADAVGSTSQLIKAAQTLPNKTFIVATDRGIFYKMQQLCPDKEFVEAPTAGNGAACRSCAHCPWMAMNTLERVLDCLRNGSNEIFVDPALVPKAIKPLNRMLDFTQAARLKLSGNA
- a CDS encoding YdgA family protein → MKKSVGILSGLAIAIAVAITAGAWYTGKQLPAELDNALVRSNAELKKALVSTGGSMSIERVSLEQHFFSSTAQYRLKARDINLGEGEVVNFDVGVTDQIEHGPFPWSRVKALKLMPVLAVSNSTLQKDDATAPWFAAAGEQAPVSAQTSLGYDGNVVSQIQLAPVKLDEADGNSLDFSGMQLQVSGDQEGKASRFHGQADRFVMKLVRDDQPPATFELNGLKVGGQLAATAHEAIYVGNVDLALAETKVTLGPRQQVLVVKGLEQNALQTLDGPDTVGGRVEYKVGDITWDGRAVGKAQMAVSITSVNAPALQALSTWYQAHLPEFEAAAAAGQPVPEIQMDDVEKARFQGELQKLLAAKPRVAVENLSFKTANGESRFDLSMGFAAPASFDLPPDQLSKQLITEVKGKLSLSKPMIGDLATLQALLDGQTDAQAIAMQSSQAGEMVGMMALQSGMATVQGDDVVSSLHYADGMVDFNGQKMTVEEFAMLMASHLAALSPQG